The genomic stretch ACTTCATGTGGCGAAAAAAGTGGGACAATGTGTTAAGTTGGGATTTTACAAAACCCGAAGTCAAATGGTTTGAAGGTGCACAACTCAACATTACCGAAAACTGCATTGATCGTCATTTATATACGCGTGGCGATAAAACTGCAATTATTTTCGAACCAAACAATCCAGAAGAAGAAGCACAACATATTTCATACCGACAATTGCACGAAAAAGTATGTCGTTTTGCCAATGTATTAAAAGAAAAAGGCATTCAAAAAGGTGATCGTGTGTGTATTTATTTACCAATGATTCCTGAATTGGCAATTTCCGTTTTAGCGTGCGCGCGAATTGGAGCAATTCATTCTGTTGTCTTCGCAGGATTCTCTTCCATAGCTTTATCAACACGAATAAATGATTCCAACTGTAAAATGGTGATTACGAGTGATGGTTCTTTTCGTGGCGCAAAAACCATCGATCTCAAAGGAATTGTAGATGATGCTTTAGAAGATTGTGATGGTATAGAATCGGTGTTGGTTGCCAAAAGAATCAACTCAGAAATACACATGAAAGAAGGTCGCGATCATTGGTTGCAACCATTATTAGACGAAGCATATCACGATTGTGTTCCAGAAATTATGGACGCAGAAGATCCGTTATTTATTCTTTATACTTCTGGCTCGACAGGAAAACCAAAAGGAATGGTGCATACAACGGCAGGTTATATGGTTTTTACCGCATATACGTTTAAAAATGTGTTCCAATACCGCGAAAAAGATGTGTATTGGTGTACGGCAGATATCGGTTGGATTACAGGACATAGTTATATTTTATACGGTCCGTTATGTAATGGCGCAACAACTGTAATGTTTGAAGGCGTTCCAAGTTATCCCGATTTTGGACGTTTTTGGGAAATTATAGAAAAACACAAAGTCAATCAATTTTATACAGCGCCAACTGCCATTCGCGCGTTAGCGAAAGAAGGTGTAAAACATGTAGAAAAACACGATTTATCATCGATAAAAGTTCTGGGAACTGTTGGCGAACCTATTAATGAAGAAGCGTGGCATTGGTATGATGATAACATAGGAAAACGAAAAGCACCAATTGTAGATACGTGGTGGCAAACGGAAACTGGCGGAATTATGATTACGCCAATCGCTTTTTGTACACCAACAAAACCGACCTATGCAACGTTGCCATTTATAGGAATTCAACCAGCGTTAATGGACGAAAACGGTAAAGAAATCAAAGGAAATCAAGTAGATGGACGTTTATGTATTAAATTTCCGTGGCCAAGTATGGCGCGAACTATTTGGGGAAATCACCAGCGATATAAAGACACCTATTTTTCTGCGTATGAAAATAAATATTTTACTGGTGATG from Kordia antarctica encodes the following:
- the acs gene encoding acetate--CoA ligase; translated protein: MSNYHIKHLEEYYQVYRKSVRNPEIFWEEIAEEHFMWRKKWDNVLSWDFTKPEVKWFEGAQLNITENCIDRHLYTRGDKTAIIFEPNNPEEEAQHISYRQLHEKVCRFANVLKEKGIQKGDRVCIYLPMIPELAISVLACARIGAIHSVVFAGFSSIALSTRINDSNCKMVITSDGSFRGAKTIDLKGIVDDALEDCDGIESVLVAKRINSEIHMKEGRDHWLQPLLDEAYHDCVPEIMDAEDPLFILYTSGSTGKPKGMVHTTAGYMVFTAYTFKNVFQYREKDVYWCTADIGWITGHSYILYGPLCNGATTVMFEGVPSYPDFGRFWEIIEKHKVNQFYTAPTAIRALAKEGVKHVEKHDLSSIKVLGTVGEPINEEAWHWYDDNIGKRKAPIVDTWWQTETGGIMITPIAFCTPTKPTYATLPFIGIQPALMDENGKEIKGNQVDGRLCIKFPWPSMARTIWGNHQRYKDTYFSAYENKYFTGDGALRDEVGYYRITGRVDDVIIVSGHNLGTAPIEDAINEHPAVAESAIVGFPHDIKGNALYGFVTLKESGESRNHDNVRKEINQIITEQIGPIAKLDKVQFTNGLPKTRSGKIMRRILRKIAGKETSNLGDTSTLLNPEVVQDIMDNVL